From Anopheles funestus chromosome 3RL, idAnoFuneDA-416_04, whole genome shotgun sequence, a single genomic window includes:
- the LOC125768800 gene encoding double-stranded RNA-specific editase B2-like translates to MDSNQECENFSDTLGRDYFDFYEYTDRLFYEYKHREPSIDSCSDKSSIGSTVESGSNYLVEDARKSNLDTSKQPREIQRKKNDKRGKARRMQQFRKWLLPKNAISTLNELRAPTIPDMAVYPCGPKMKAEVVVDNVKYEAIERNKNLAKATASERALRGLVVEQVAKQNEHTNLESLPIERVAPFAIHKLFTEWEVPGFNAGRAQEMANMKQLKPEAAATVDQRINMKMPKVTKTVSDLPPNAAEYNPGMLFSYMRPQVTYENLGLSGDPTKMEYIAGIRTDGYYFFGSGRSRKLARKAAAMEALSKLFGIVYKGSGERSTPENYYKLDIL, encoded by the coding sequence ATGGACAGCAATCAGGAGTGTGAGAATTTTTCCGATACATTAGGACGGGATTATTTCGATTTCTATGAGTACACCGATCGTCTATTTTACGAATATAAACACCGAGAGCCATCGATCGATTCGTGCAGTGATAAATCAAGCATTGGATCAACAGTGGAAAGCGGTAGCAACTATCTAGTGGAAGATGCGCGAAAGTCCAATCTTGACACTTCCAAACAACCGCGTGAAATAcaacgtaaaaaaaatgacaagcGAGGCAAGGCACGCAGGATGCAGCAGTTCCGCAAGTGGTTACTGCCGAAGAATGCGATCTCAACACTGAACGAACTGCGGGCTCCAACCATACCCGATATGGCCGTCTATCCGTGCGGTCCAAAAATGAAGGCGGAAGTTGTGGTCGACAACGTCAAGTACGAGGCAATCGAGCGGAACAAGAACCTAGCAAAGGCAACAGCTTCCGAGCGAGCGTTGCGCGGTCTGGTCGTTGAACAGGTTGCCAAGCAAAACGAACACACTAACTTGGAGAGCCTGCCGATCGAGCGTGTGGCACCGTTTGCTATCCATAAACTTTTCACCGAATGGGAAGTGCCAGGATTCAATGCAGGAAGAGCACAGGAAATGGCAAACATGAAGCAATTGAAACCGGAAGCAGCGGCAACGGTTGATCAGCGGATCAATATGAAAATGCCTAAAGTAACCAAAACCGTTTCCGATCTGCCACCGAACGCAGCCGAATACAATCCGGGTATGCTGTTTTCCTACATGCGGCCACAAGTTACGTACGAAAATCTTGGACTAAGTGGCGATCCGACCAAGATGGAGTATATAGCAGGAATTCGAACGGACGGTTACTATTTCTTCGGTAGTGGCAGGTCACGGAAACTAGCCCGAAAGGCAGCTGCTATGGAAGCGTTGTCGAAACTGTTTGGAATAGTGTATAAAGGGAGTGGTGAACGGTCAACGCCGGAAAATTACTACAAACTTGACATATTGTGA